One genomic window of Gossypium hirsutum isolate 1008001.06 chromosome D11, Gossypium_hirsutum_v2.1, whole genome shotgun sequence includes the following:
- the LOC107900225 gene encoding U-box domain-containing protein 4 isoform X1 has translation MEISLLKALLSNISSFLNLSSFEKINSEPVQKYYQRAEEILKLLKPILNAIIDSEVTSDEVLIKAFEGLGLSIEELREQCDSWQPLLSKVYFVLQVESLISKIRNPSLEIVQFLKCSHLHLPDELSSASLEHCLQKIKHVGYEQTSSVIREAIRDQVDSVGPSSEILAKIAENLSLGSNQEILIEAVALEKLKENAEQAEKTAEAEFVDQIIGLVTRMHERLVLIKHSQTCSPVPIPADFCCPLSLELMTDPVIVASGQTYERAFIKKWIGLGLIVCPKTRQTLARTNLIPNYTVKALIANWCESNNVKLPDPMKSMSPLLLHAESGLSRDSSSVPRSRSSQPISPESQSTSQTDKNLVTSSGLNREGTSPLHPRSTSKGSLPAIDGNGEYLDVARISLSSAEEGSNLEQRGSESVGQPPLSPSINEFHNNGQSSLNHARSDSASSTLSNSDFPQGPIGDANESLEASTHLRANSDVNGEVKSDSQPVASSAIPQREAEFSPRFMDPRSRSQRIWRRQSERFIPRIISSPGIENKADLSGTETQVKKLVEDLKSTSVDTQREATAQLRLLAKHNMDNRIIIANCGAISMLVNLLRSPDAKTQENAVTALLNLSINDNNKTAIANANAIEPLIHVLETGTPEAKENSAATLFSLSVIEDNKVKIGRSGAIGPLVNLLGNGTPRGKKDASTALFNLSIFHENKARIVQAGAVRHLVELMDPAAGMVDKAVAVLANLATIPEGRTSIGQEQGIPVLVEVVELGSARGKENAAAALLQLCTNSNRFCSLVLQEGAVPPLVALSQSGTPRAREKAQTLLSVFRNQRHGNSGRG, from the exons ATGGAGATATCTTTGTTAAAAGCACTTCTTAGTAACATTTcctcatttttaaatttatcgtCTTTTGAGAAGATTAACTCAGAACCAGTTCAGAAGTACTACCAAAGAGCAGAAGAGATACTAAAGTTGTTGAAGCCAATTCTGAATGCAATTATTGATTCAGAAGTTACTTCTGATGAAGTGCTTATCAAGGCATTCGAAGGATTGGGTCTCTCTATAGAAGAACTGAGAGAGCAATGTGATAGCTGGCAACCCCTCTTGAGTAAAGTTTATTTT GTTCTGCAAGTTGAGTCATTAATATCGAAGATTCGAAATCCCAGCCTGGAGATAGTCCAGTTCTTGAAGTGTTCTCATCTGCATCTGCCTGATGAATTGAGTTCAGCATCTCTGGAG CACTGCTTGCAGAAAATTAAGCATGTAGGATATGAACAGACATCATCTGTCATTAGGGAAGCCATCAGGGATCAAGTGGATAGTGTTGGACCAAGCTCAGAAATACTAGCGAAAATTGCAGAGAACTTAAGCTTGGGGTCAAACCAGGAGATTCTGATAGAGGCTGTGGCCCTTGAAAAGTTGAAGGAGAATGCTGAACAAGCTGAAAAAACTGCTGAAGCTGAGTTTGTTGATCAAATCATTGGTCTTGTAACTCGCATGCATGAACGGCTTGTCCTAATAAAACATTCGCAGACTTGTAGCCCGGTTCCCATACCTGCTGATTTCTGCTGCCCCCTTTCCCTAGAGCTAATGACTGATCCAGTGATTGTGGCATCAGGACAAACCTATGAGCGGGCTTTCATCAAGAAATGGATTGGTCTTGGGCTCATTGTGTGCCCCAAGACACGGCAGACTTTGGCTCGTACGAATCTTATACCTAATTATACGGTGAAGGCACTAATTGCAAACTGGTGCGAGTCAAACAATGTGAAGTTGCCTGATCCCATGAAGTCCATGAGCCCCCTTCTTTTGCACGCAGAGTCTGGCTTGTCAAGGGACTCAAGTAGTGTTCCACGTTCTAGAAGCAGCCAACCAATTTCACCGGAGTCACAGTCTACAAGTCAAACTGATAAAAACCTAGTCACATCCAGTGGACTTAATCGGGAGGGAACCTCCCCGCTACATCCTCGATCTACCTCAAAGGGTTCTTTGCCAGCTATTGATGGAAATGGAGAGTATCTGGATGTTGCAAGAATATCACTAAGTAGTGCTGAAGAGGGATCCAACTTGGAACAGAGAGGTAGCGAATCAGTTGGCCAACCCCCTTTGTCACCTTCTATTAATGAATTTCATAACAATGGACAGTCATCTCTAAATCATGCAAGATCTGACTCAGCATCTAGTACACTTTCTAATTCAGATTTTCCCCAAGGACCAATTGGAGATGCCAATGAGAGTTTGGAGGCGTCAACTCATCTCAGGGCCAATAGTGATGTTAATGGAGAGGTGAAATCTGACTCGCAGCCTGTGGCTAGCTCAGCCATCCCACAGAGAGAAGCTGAGTTCTCTCCTCGATTTATGGATCCAAGATCTCGAAGCCAAAGAATCTGGCGCCGACAATCAGAGAGATTCATTCCAAGGATCATTTCTTCTCCTGGTATTGAGAACAAGGCTGACCTTTCTGGCACTGAAACCCAAGTTAAGAAGTTGGTAGAGGACTTGAAGAGCACTTCAGTCGATACTCAACGAGAGGCCACTGCTCAACTCAGGTTGCTTGCCAAGCACAATATGGATAATCGGATTATAATAGCAAACTGTGGGGCCATTAGCATGTTAGTTAATTTGCTTCGTTCACCAGATGCAAAGACTCAGGAAAATGCTGTTACAGCACTTCTTAACTTATCAATTAACGATAACAACAAAACAGCCATTGCTAATGCAAATGCAATAGAGCCTCTGATTCATGTCCTCGAGACAGGAACTCCTGAAGCTAAAGAAAACTCAGCTGCTACTCTTTTCAGCCTTTCAGTCATCGAGGATAACAAAGTCAAGATTGGAAGGTCTGGGGCAATCGGGCCTCTTGTTAATTTACTGGGGAATGGTACTCCTAGGGGAAAGAAAGATGCTAGTACAGCCTTGTTTAATCTGTCAATATTTCACGAAAATAAGGCCCGAATTGTGCAAGCTGGTGCTGTTAGACACCTTGTGGAGTTGATGGACCCAGCTGCTGGAATGGTTGATAAGGCTGTTGCTGTTTTAGCAAATCTTGCTACGATTCCTGAAGGGAGGACTTCAATTGGGCAGGAGCAAGGGATTCCTGTGCTGGTTGAGGTCGTTGAATTGGGTTCAGCAAGGGGAAAGGAAAATGCCGCGGCTGCTCTTTTACAGCTCTGCACAAACAGTAATAGGTTTTGCAGTCTGGTTCTCCAAGAAGGTGCTGTCCCACCGCTAGTTGCCTTGTCCCAGTCTGGTACACCCAGGGCTAGAGAGAAG GCACAGACACTTCTGAGTGTCTTCAGAAACCAACGACATGGTAATTCTGGAAGAGGCTGA
- the LOC107900225 gene encoding U-box domain-containing protein 4 isoform X2, producing MEISLLKALLSNISSFLNLSSFEKINSEPVQKYYQRAEEILKLLKPILNAIIDSEVTSDEVLIKAFEGLGLSIEELREQCDSWQPLLSKVYFVLQVESLISKIRNPSLEIVQFLKCSHLHLPDELSSASLEHCLQKIKHVGYEQTSSVIREAIRDQVDSVGPSSEILAKIAENLSLGSNQEILIEAVALEKLKENAEQAEKTAEAEFVDQIIGLVTRMHERLVLIKHSQTCSPVPIPADFCCPLSLELMTDPVIVASGQTYERAFIKKWIGLGLIVCPKTRQTLARTNLIPNYTVKALIANWCESNNVKLPDPMKSMSPLLLHAESGLSRDSSSVPRSRSSQPISPESQSTSQTDKNLVTSSGLNREGTSPLHPRSTSKGSLPAIDGNGEYLDVARISLSSAEEGSNLEQRDFPQGPIGDANESLEASTHLRANSDVNGEVKSDSQPVASSAIPQREAEFSPRFMDPRSRSQRIWRRQSERFIPRIISSPGIENKADLSGTETQVKKLVEDLKSTSVDTQREATAQLRLLAKHNMDNRIIIANCGAISMLVNLLRSPDAKTQENAVTALLNLSINDNNKTAIANANAIEPLIHVLETGTPEAKENSAATLFSLSVIEDNKVKIGRSGAIGPLVNLLGNGTPRGKKDASTALFNLSIFHENKARIVQAGAVRHLVELMDPAAGMVDKAVAVLANLATIPEGRTSIGQEQGIPVLVEVVELGSARGKENAAAALLQLCTNSNRFCSLVLQEGAVPPLVALSQSGTPRAREKAQTLLSVFRNQRHGNSGRG from the exons ATGGAGATATCTTTGTTAAAAGCACTTCTTAGTAACATTTcctcatttttaaatttatcgtCTTTTGAGAAGATTAACTCAGAACCAGTTCAGAAGTACTACCAAAGAGCAGAAGAGATACTAAAGTTGTTGAAGCCAATTCTGAATGCAATTATTGATTCAGAAGTTACTTCTGATGAAGTGCTTATCAAGGCATTCGAAGGATTGGGTCTCTCTATAGAAGAACTGAGAGAGCAATGTGATAGCTGGCAACCCCTCTTGAGTAAAGTTTATTTT GTTCTGCAAGTTGAGTCATTAATATCGAAGATTCGAAATCCCAGCCTGGAGATAGTCCAGTTCTTGAAGTGTTCTCATCTGCATCTGCCTGATGAATTGAGTTCAGCATCTCTGGAG CACTGCTTGCAGAAAATTAAGCATGTAGGATATGAACAGACATCATCTGTCATTAGGGAAGCCATCAGGGATCAAGTGGATAGTGTTGGACCAAGCTCAGAAATACTAGCGAAAATTGCAGAGAACTTAAGCTTGGGGTCAAACCAGGAGATTCTGATAGAGGCTGTGGCCCTTGAAAAGTTGAAGGAGAATGCTGAACAAGCTGAAAAAACTGCTGAAGCTGAGTTTGTTGATCAAATCATTGGTCTTGTAACTCGCATGCATGAACGGCTTGTCCTAATAAAACATTCGCAGACTTGTAGCCCGGTTCCCATACCTGCTGATTTCTGCTGCCCCCTTTCCCTAGAGCTAATGACTGATCCAGTGATTGTGGCATCAGGACAAACCTATGAGCGGGCTTTCATCAAGAAATGGATTGGTCTTGGGCTCATTGTGTGCCCCAAGACACGGCAGACTTTGGCTCGTACGAATCTTATACCTAATTATACGGTGAAGGCACTAATTGCAAACTGGTGCGAGTCAAACAATGTGAAGTTGCCTGATCCCATGAAGTCCATGAGCCCCCTTCTTTTGCACGCAGAGTCTGGCTTGTCAAGGGACTCAAGTAGTGTTCCACGTTCTAGAAGCAGCCAACCAATTTCACCGGAGTCACAGTCTACAAGTCAAACTGATAAAAACCTAGTCACATCCAGTGGACTTAATCGGGAGGGAACCTCCCCGCTACATCCTCGATCTACCTCAAAGGGTTCTTTGCCAGCTATTGATGGAAATGGAGAGTATCTGGATGTTGCAAGAATATCACTAAGTAGTGCTGAAGAGGGATCCAACTTGGAACAGAGAG ATTTTCCCCAAGGACCAATTGGAGATGCCAATGAGAGTTTGGAGGCGTCAACTCATCTCAGGGCCAATAGTGATGTTAATGGAGAGGTGAAATCTGACTCGCAGCCTGTGGCTAGCTCAGCCATCCCACAGAGAGAAGCTGAGTTCTCTCCTCGATTTATGGATCCAAGATCTCGAAGCCAAAGAATCTGGCGCCGACAATCAGAGAGATTCATTCCAAGGATCATTTCTTCTCCTGGTATTGAGAACAAGGCTGACCTTTCTGGCACTGAAACCCAAGTTAAGAAGTTGGTAGAGGACTTGAAGAGCACTTCAGTCGATACTCAACGAGAGGCCACTGCTCAACTCAGGTTGCTTGCCAAGCACAATATGGATAATCGGATTATAATAGCAAACTGTGGGGCCATTAGCATGTTAGTTAATTTGCTTCGTTCACCAGATGCAAAGACTCAGGAAAATGCTGTTACAGCACTTCTTAACTTATCAATTAACGATAACAACAAAACAGCCATTGCTAATGCAAATGCAATAGAGCCTCTGATTCATGTCCTCGAGACAGGAACTCCTGAAGCTAAAGAAAACTCAGCTGCTACTCTTTTCAGCCTTTCAGTCATCGAGGATAACAAAGTCAAGATTGGAAGGTCTGGGGCAATCGGGCCTCTTGTTAATTTACTGGGGAATGGTACTCCTAGGGGAAAGAAAGATGCTAGTACAGCCTTGTTTAATCTGTCAATATTTCACGAAAATAAGGCCCGAATTGTGCAAGCTGGTGCTGTTAGACACCTTGTGGAGTTGATGGACCCAGCTGCTGGAATGGTTGATAAGGCTGTTGCTGTTTTAGCAAATCTTGCTACGATTCCTGAAGGGAGGACTTCAATTGGGCAGGAGCAAGGGATTCCTGTGCTGGTTGAGGTCGTTGAATTGGGTTCAGCAAGGGGAAAGGAAAATGCCGCGGCTGCTCTTTTACAGCTCTGCACAAACAGTAATAGGTTTTGCAGTCTGGTTCTCCAAGAAGGTGCTGTCCCACCGCTAGTTGCCTTGTCCCAGTCTGGTACACCCAGGGCTAGAGAGAAG GCACAGACACTTCTGAGTGTCTTCAGAAACCAACGACATGGTAATTCTGGAAGAGGCTGA
- the LOC107900225 gene encoding U-box domain-containing protein 4 isoform X3 translates to MFNHIQVLQVESLISKIRNPSLEIVQFLKCSHLHLPDELSSASLEHCLQKIKHVGYEQTSSVIREAIRDQVDSVGPSSEILAKIAENLSLGSNQEILIEAVALEKLKENAEQAEKTAEAEFVDQIIGLVTRMHERLVLIKHSQTCSPVPIPADFCCPLSLELMTDPVIVASGQTYERAFIKKWIGLGLIVCPKTRQTLARTNLIPNYTVKALIANWCESNNVKLPDPMKSMSPLLLHAESGLSRDSSSVPRSRSSQPISPESQSTSQTDKNLVTSSGLNREGTSPLHPRSTSKGSLPAIDGNGEYLDVARISLSSAEEGSNLEQRGSESVGQPPLSPSINEFHNNGQSSLNHARSDSASSTLSNSDFPQGPIGDANESLEASTHLRANSDVNGEVKSDSQPVASSAIPQREAEFSPRFMDPRSRSQRIWRRQSERFIPRIISSPGIENKADLSGTETQVKKLVEDLKSTSVDTQREATAQLRLLAKHNMDNRIIIANCGAISMLVNLLRSPDAKTQENAVTALLNLSINDNNKTAIANANAIEPLIHVLETGTPEAKENSAATLFSLSVIEDNKVKIGRSGAIGPLVNLLGNGTPRGKKDASTALFNLSIFHENKARIVQAGAVRHLVELMDPAAGMVDKAVAVLANLATIPEGRTSIGQEQGIPVLVEVVELGSARGKENAAAALLQLCTNSNRFCSLVLQEGAVPPLVALSQSGTPRAREKAQTLLSVFRNQRHGNSGRG, encoded by the exons ATGTTCAATCATATTCAG GTTCTGCAAGTTGAGTCATTAATATCGAAGATTCGAAATCCCAGCCTGGAGATAGTCCAGTTCTTGAAGTGTTCTCATCTGCATCTGCCTGATGAATTGAGTTCAGCATCTCTGGAG CACTGCTTGCAGAAAATTAAGCATGTAGGATATGAACAGACATCATCTGTCATTAGGGAAGCCATCAGGGATCAAGTGGATAGTGTTGGACCAAGCTCAGAAATACTAGCGAAAATTGCAGAGAACTTAAGCTTGGGGTCAAACCAGGAGATTCTGATAGAGGCTGTGGCCCTTGAAAAGTTGAAGGAGAATGCTGAACAAGCTGAAAAAACTGCTGAAGCTGAGTTTGTTGATCAAATCATTGGTCTTGTAACTCGCATGCATGAACGGCTTGTCCTAATAAAACATTCGCAGACTTGTAGCCCGGTTCCCATACCTGCTGATTTCTGCTGCCCCCTTTCCCTAGAGCTAATGACTGATCCAGTGATTGTGGCATCAGGACAAACCTATGAGCGGGCTTTCATCAAGAAATGGATTGGTCTTGGGCTCATTGTGTGCCCCAAGACACGGCAGACTTTGGCTCGTACGAATCTTATACCTAATTATACGGTGAAGGCACTAATTGCAAACTGGTGCGAGTCAAACAATGTGAAGTTGCCTGATCCCATGAAGTCCATGAGCCCCCTTCTTTTGCACGCAGAGTCTGGCTTGTCAAGGGACTCAAGTAGTGTTCCACGTTCTAGAAGCAGCCAACCAATTTCACCGGAGTCACAGTCTACAAGTCAAACTGATAAAAACCTAGTCACATCCAGTGGACTTAATCGGGAGGGAACCTCCCCGCTACATCCTCGATCTACCTCAAAGGGTTCTTTGCCAGCTATTGATGGAAATGGAGAGTATCTGGATGTTGCAAGAATATCACTAAGTAGTGCTGAAGAGGGATCCAACTTGGAACAGAGAGGTAGCGAATCAGTTGGCCAACCCCCTTTGTCACCTTCTATTAATGAATTTCATAACAATGGACAGTCATCTCTAAATCATGCAAGATCTGACTCAGCATCTAGTACACTTTCTAATTCAGATTTTCCCCAAGGACCAATTGGAGATGCCAATGAGAGTTTGGAGGCGTCAACTCATCTCAGGGCCAATAGTGATGTTAATGGAGAGGTGAAATCTGACTCGCAGCCTGTGGCTAGCTCAGCCATCCCACAGAGAGAAGCTGAGTTCTCTCCTCGATTTATGGATCCAAGATCTCGAAGCCAAAGAATCTGGCGCCGACAATCAGAGAGATTCATTCCAAGGATCATTTCTTCTCCTGGTATTGAGAACAAGGCTGACCTTTCTGGCACTGAAACCCAAGTTAAGAAGTTGGTAGAGGACTTGAAGAGCACTTCAGTCGATACTCAACGAGAGGCCACTGCTCAACTCAGGTTGCTTGCCAAGCACAATATGGATAATCGGATTATAATAGCAAACTGTGGGGCCATTAGCATGTTAGTTAATTTGCTTCGTTCACCAGATGCAAAGACTCAGGAAAATGCTGTTACAGCACTTCTTAACTTATCAATTAACGATAACAACAAAACAGCCATTGCTAATGCAAATGCAATAGAGCCTCTGATTCATGTCCTCGAGACAGGAACTCCTGAAGCTAAAGAAAACTCAGCTGCTACTCTTTTCAGCCTTTCAGTCATCGAGGATAACAAAGTCAAGATTGGAAGGTCTGGGGCAATCGGGCCTCTTGTTAATTTACTGGGGAATGGTACTCCTAGGGGAAAGAAAGATGCTAGTACAGCCTTGTTTAATCTGTCAATATTTCACGAAAATAAGGCCCGAATTGTGCAAGCTGGTGCTGTTAGACACCTTGTGGAGTTGATGGACCCAGCTGCTGGAATGGTTGATAAGGCTGTTGCTGTTTTAGCAAATCTTGCTACGATTCCTGAAGGGAGGACTTCAATTGGGCAGGAGCAAGGGATTCCTGTGCTGGTTGAGGTCGTTGAATTGGGTTCAGCAAGGGGAAAGGAAAATGCCGCGGCTGCTCTTTTACAGCTCTGCACAAACAGTAATAGGTTTTGCAGTCTGGTTCTCCAAGAAGGTGCTGTCCCACCGCTAGTTGCCTTGTCCCAGTCTGGTACACCCAGGGCTAGAGAGAAG GCACAGACACTTCTGAGTGTCTTCAGAAACCAACGACATGGTAATTCTGGAAGAGGCTGA